The following is a genomic window from Trueperaceae bacterium.
GTCATGCCGACGGGCTCCTCCCGGGGCCGGCCGCGCCACCTCGCCGGCGCGCCTTACCGACTTGAACATGTGTGGCCGCAACGCGCAGGGCGCCGCGCCCACCGCGCGGCGGCGGCGCCACCTCTCGCCCCCTCATCCGAGCGGGTGCCGGTACGTGGCGGAGTAACGCCCCGTCACGTGGTGCTCGAGCTGGCGCTCGATGTCGGCCAGCAAGGAGCTGGCGCCCATGCGGAACAGGTCGGGCTCGAGCCAGCGGCGCCCGAGCTCCTCCTTCACGAGGATGAGCCAGGCCATGGCGTCCTTGGCGGTGCGCAGCCCACCGGCCGGCTTGAACCCGACGGCGTAACCGGTGCGTTCGTAGTACTCGCGGATGGCGCGCGTCATGACGAGGCTAACGGGCAGGGTGGCGTTCTCGACCTCCTTGCCCGTCGAGGTCTTGACGAAGTCGGCGCCAGCCATCATGGCCACGAGGCTGGCGCGGTGCACGTTGCGCAGCGTGCCCAGCTCGCCCGTCGCGAGGATCGCCTTCATGTGAGCTTGCCCGCACGCCTCCCGGAAGCGCCTGAGCTCGTCGTAGAGCGCCTCCCAGTCGTGCATGAGCGCGTGGCGGCGCGAGATGACGATGTCGATCTCCGTGGCGCCCGCCGCCACCGAGCGGCGCACCTCCTCGATGCGCGTCTCGAGGGGCGAGAGACCGGCCGGGAAGCCGGTCGACACGGCGGCGACTGGCACGCCGCTGCCGCGCAGCGCCGCGACCGCGGTGGGGACCATGTCGTGGTAGACGCAGACCGCACCGGTCGTGATGCGAACGTCGCCCATGCCGAGCGCCTCCAGCAGGTCCTGGCGCACCGGCCGCACTGCCTTGGCGCAGAGCCGCCGCACCCGGCCGGGGGTGTCGTCGCCCGAGAGGGTGGTCAGGTCGATGAGCGTGACGGCCTTGAGCAGCCACGCCGCCTGCCACTCCTTCTTGACGCTGCGCCTCGTGGCGAGGGTGGCGGCGCGGCGCTCCACGGCGCTGCGGTTGACCTGCACTCCCTCGACCCAGTCGAGCGTGAGCGCGGTGCCCTCGTTGCGGGGCAGCGGCTCGAACCCCGCCCGCGCCGCGGCGGAGGGCGCCGCTGGTGGCGGCGTTTCGTGCGGTGAGATGGTCATGCCCCACTCTCCTCGGGCCGCCTGGCGCGGCCGGGCGTCGGGAACGCCTCAGGGCGTCGAGCATACCGCGCGCGTGGCGCGCGGTCCCGGGTCGGCGCCACCCCGGGCCTCGCGGCCCTTGCCGCTATGATGGGGTCCACCGGCCCGCCCGGCGCGCCCGCTCACGGCGCGCCCGCTCACGGCGCGCCGGCCCCGGGCACGGCCGACGCCACGCGTCACGCTGGTGCGCCCCTGGAGGTCGACCATGCAACTCTCCCGCTTCCCCCGCCGCCGCTACACGGCGGGCCCCACGCCGCTCGAACCCCTGCCGCGCCTCAGCGCGCACCTCGGCGGTCCACGGCTCTGGATCAAGCGCGACGACCTGCTCGGCCTGGCGGCGGGCGGCAACAAGACGCGCAAGCTCGAGTTCCTCGTGGCCGACGCCCTGGAGCAGGGCGCCGACACGCTGGTGACCACGGGGGCGGTGCAGTCGAACCACTGCCGCCTGACGCTCGCCGCGGCCGTGAGGGAGGGGCTGTCGTGCCGGCTCGTGCTGGAGGAGCGGGTGCCCGCCAGCTACGACGAGAACGCGACCGGCAACAACTTCCTGTTCCGCCTGCTCGGGGCCGAGGCCATCACGGTCGTGCCTGCGGGCACGGACCTGGGGGCGGCCATGCAGGCGGTGGCCGCCGAGGTGGCGGCGGTCGGCCGCAAGGCGTACGTGATACCTGGCGGCGGGTCCAACGCCCGAGGCGCCCTCGGCTACGTCGCTTGCGCCCAAGAGCTCATGCAGCAGGCGTTCGACGCCGGCCTGGCGTTCTCGCACCTCGTCACGGCCAGCGGCAGCGGCGGCACCCACGCCGGGATCGTGGCGGGCCTCACCGGCACCAGCGCCGGCGTCAGCGTGACGGGGATCAGCGTGCGGGCGCCCAAGGCGCCGCAGGAGGAGAAGATCCTCGGCCTGGCGCGCGCCGCCGCCGAGCTCGCCGGCTCCCAGCGCGCGCCCACGGCCGCCGACGTCGTCGTGCTCGACGACTACGTGGGGGGCGGCTACTCCATCCCGACGGACGAGATGGTCGAGGCGGTGCAGCTCTTCGCGCGCCAAGACGGCGTCCTGCTCGACCCCGTCTACACCGGCAAGGCCGCCGCCGGGCTCGTCGACCTCGTGCGTCGCGGCGCCTTCGAGCGCGACGAGGACGTGGTGTTCCTCCACACCGGTGGCAGCCCGGCCCTCTACGCCTACCAGGACGTCCTCCTCGGCCGATGACGCGGCAGGGCGCCGCGCGGCGGCCCGTGCTTGGCATCCTGGGTGGCCTCGGACCGGCCGCCTCCGTGGACTTCTACGCCAAGCTGGTGGCGGCCACGCCGGCCGCCGGCGACCAGGACCACCTGCACCTGGTGCTCCTCTCCGACCCGCGCGTGCCCGACCGCAACGCCGGCGTGGCAGGCACGGGGCCGAGTCCGGGGCCTGGGCTGGCGGACATGGCCAGGCGCCTGGAGCTGGCGGGCGCGGAGGTCCTGTTCATGGTCTGCAACACGGCGCACGCCTTCGCTGACGAGGTCCGACGGGCCGTGGCGGCGCCCCTCGTCAGCATCGTCGACGAGGCGGTCGCCGCCACGCTGACCGCCGCGCCCGGAGCGGCGGCCGTGGGAGTGCTGGCGGCCGCCGGCGCGCAGGACGCCCGCCTCTACCCCAGCGCCTTCGCCGCGCGCGGCGTGACCGTCCTGGAACCGACCGGAGCCGACCGAGCCGCGTTCATGGCGCTCCTCTACCGCGTCAAGGGCGGCGACACGGGCCCGGACGTCAGGGCGGGCATGCTGGCGCTGGCGCGGACGCTGGTGGACGCGGGCGCGGAGGCGCTCGTGGCGGGCTGCACGGAGGTCCCGCTCGTGCTGGCGCGGGGCGACCTGGCGGCCGCGGGGCTGGAGGTGCCGCTGGTGGCGTCGACGGACGCGCTCGTGGCGGCCGCCGTCGCTATCGGCACGGGCATCAGGCCCGTGCCCCCGCCCCTCCGCCCGGGCGCCTAGTCACCGGGCCCGCGTGCTACTCTGGCCCACGCGCAGGCGTGGGTGCCGCGGGGGGCGGACGAGCGCGATCCCCCGTGGGGGCCGCCGGAACCGGTGGCCCGGCGGAGCCGCACCACGCCTGGACCGTCACCGTCGGAGGACACCACGTGAAAAGGCTAATCTCCACCCTAGTTGCACTCGTGTTGGGCGCCACGCTCTTCGTGGGCACGGCGCAGGCGCAGGGCGACGTCCCGTCCAAGCTCGTCATCGGCATGGTTCCGAGCCGCGAGGCCGGCGCCATCGTCGATAGCCTCGACCCGATCGCGGCGATGCTCTCCGAGCGCCTCCTCATCCCGGTCGAGACGTTCGTTGCCACCAACTTCGTCGGCCTCGTCGAGGCGGTCGGCACCGGTCGCGTCGACGTGGGGCTCTTCGGTCCCGCCGGCGTCGTGCAGGCCATCGACAACTACGGCGCGCAGGTGATCCTCGCCTCGGTGCGCCAGGGCGCAACCTCCTACCGCGCTCAGTTCAACGTGCGCTGCGACAGCGGCATCACGGAGTTCAGCCAGCTCAGGGGCAAGACGATCGCCTTCGTCGACCCCGGCTCCGCCTCCGGTTACCAGTTCCCGTACGTGACCCTGAAGAACACCTACGGCATCAACCCCGACACCGACATGACGGCCATCTTCGCGGGCTCGCACGACGCCGCGGCCCTCGCCGTCTACAACGGCGACGTGGACGTGTCGGTCACCTTCGGCGGCTCGCCCGGCTCCGACGGCCGCGAGACCATCGAGGCGGAACACCCCGACGTCAAGGACGTGGTGTGCATCCTCGGCTACTCCGACTACATCCCCAACGACGGCGCCGTGGCGCGCAAGGGCCTCGACCCCGAGCTCATCACGCAGATCCAGGACGCCATGATCGACATCGCCAACACGCCGGAGGGCAAGGAACTCACGAAGACGCTCTTCAACGTCACCGAGTTCGCCCGCGTCGACCCCTCCGCGTACGACATCGTGCGCGAGGTCTCCGCGACCTTCAAGCGCTGACCTGGTGCGGCGCCCGGGAACGCCGGGCACCGCACCGGACACCACGGCGGGCGGTGGGGGCTATCCCTCACCGCCCGCTTACGTGTAGCGTTGTCGTCGTCGTGAGTCGCATCAGCTTCGAAAACGTGGAGGTCGTCTACAAGACCGGCCTCAAGGCTCTCAAGGGCGTGACGCTAGAGATCCCAGAGGGCCAGTTCGTGGTCGTGGTCGGCCTGTCGGGTGCCGGGAAGTCGACCCTGATCCGCACCGTCAACAGCCTAGTCGTCCCCTCCAGCGGGCGCGTGGTGGTCGGTGACGTCGACGTGACGCGGGCGCGCGGCGCCGCCCTGCGCGCCGCCAGGTCCGACATCGGCATGATCTTCCAGACCTTCAACCTCGTCAAGCGTTCGAGCGTCATCCGCAACGTGCTGGCGGGCCGCCTCGGCGACCTACCGGCCTGGCGCGGCGTGGCCAGCGCCTTCCCGCGCGCCGACCGCGCCTACGCGCACGACTGCCTGGAGCGCGTGGGGATCCCGGAGAAGGCTTACGTCCGCGCCGACGCCCTGTCGGGCGGGCAGCAGCAGCGCGTCGGTATCGCCCGCGCCCTCGCCCAGCGCCCCTCGGTCATGCTGGCGGACGAGCCCGTCGCGAGCCTCGACCCGCCCACCTCGCACGCCGTCATGCGCGACCTCAAACGGATCGCGCGCGAGGACGGCATCACCACGGTTGTCAACCTTCACTTCATAGACATGGCGCGCGAGTACGCCGACCGCATCGTGGGGATGCGCGACGGACTGGTCGTGTTCGACGGCACGCCGGCCGAGGCGAGCGACGACGCCTTCGAGGAGATCTACGGTCGCCCCATCGACGACAAGGACCTGCGCGGTGCTTGACGCCGGCCTGCCGCGTCCGCCTCGCGCGGGCGCCATCAAGTCGTGGCTCACGCTGGCGGCCGTCGCCGCCCTGATCGGCCTGGCGCTGCGGCAGACCAACTTCAACCTGCCGGCCCTGTTCACGGGCGCCTACGACTTCTTCCGGTTCTTCGGCCGCATGGCGCCGGACCTCACGGCGCTGCCCCAGATCTGGGGACCGCTGCTGCAGACCATCCAGATCGCCTACGTCGCCACGGTGATCGGCAGCCTGATCGCCGTCCCCCTGATCTTCCTCGCCTCGGCGAACACCGCCGTCAACCCGGTCACCATGTGGGTGGCGCGGACGCTGTTGACGGTGCTCAGGAGCATCCCCGACCTGTTGTGGGCCGCCATCTTCGTGGCGGTCCTCGGCCTGGGCGCCCTCCCCGGCGTCGTGGCGCTGACCTTCTTCTCCGTCGGCGTCCTCGCCAAGCTCGGCTCCGAGACGGTGGAGGCCGTCGACCCCGGACCTCTCGAGGCGCTGCGCGCCGTGGGCGCCGGGCGCAACCGCACGATCGTCTTCGCCGTCATCCCGCAGATCGCGGCCACGATGGTCTCCTACATCCTCTACGTCTTCGAGATAAACGTGCGCGCCAGCGTCGTCATCGGCTTCGTCGGCGCCGGCGGCATCGGTGTGTTGCTGCAGACCTACATGGGCTTCTTCGACTACCCGGGGCTGGGCACGCTGATCGTGGTCGTGTTCGTCGTGGTGCTCGCCATCGACGGCTTCAGCGTCTGGGCGCGCTCGCGCCTCATCTGACATGGCCGGCGTCCGCACCACCCGCCCGCTACCGACCGACCTGCCCGCCGCGCCCGCGCACGTCAGGCGCAACCAGGCCCTGCTCGCCGCCGGGGCGGTCGCCCTGGCCGTGCTGTTCGTGATCACGCTCGTGACCATGGACCTGCCCCCCTGGTCGCGGGTGGAGCTCGGCATCAAGCGCAACGCCATGCCCCTGCTGCGCGGCCTGGTGCGTCCGGACACGCAGGTGTTCGGGCTCGCCTGGAAGTCGATGGTCGAGACGTTCTTCATGGCCATCCTCGGCACCGCCCTGGGCGCGGTGCTCGCCTTCCCGCTCTCCTTCCTCGCGGCCGGCAACCTCCTCGGCGGGACCCGCTGGGCGTTGCCCGGCAAGGGCCTGCTCGTCGCCGTGCGCACGTTCCCCGAGATCGTGCTGGCGGTCATCTTCGTGGCGGCCGCCGGTCCCGGGCCGACCGCCGGGATCATGGCCATGGGCATCCACTCCATCGGCTACTTGGGCAAGGTCTTCTCGGACGTGATCGAGGGGATCGATCGTGGGCCCATGGAGGCGATCACGGCCGCGGGCGGCAACAAGCTCCACGCGTTCCTGTACGCGGTGGTGCCCCAAGTACTGCCGGAGTTCCTCTCCAACGTCCTCTACCGCTTCGAGATCACCCTCCGCGCCGCGGCCGTGCTCGGCATGGTCGGCGCGGGCGGGATCGGCCTGCCGCTCATCCAGCGCCTGCAGTTCCGCCGCTGGGCCGAGGTGTCGATGTTGCTCCTGGTGATCGTCGCGTTCATCATCGTGGTCGACGCCGTCAGCTCGCGGATCAGGCGCCGCCTCGTNNNNNNNNNNNNNNNNNNNNNNNNNNNNNNNNNNNNNNNNNNNNNNNNNNNNNNNNNNNNNNNNNNNNNNNNNNNNNNNNNNNNNNNNNNNNNNNNNNNNTGAGGCGCCGCCTCGTCTGAGGCGCCGCGCCCACCCGGCGCCGCCGTCCCGACGCGCCGTGACGTAACATGCCGCGATGACCGACTACCCGGAAGCCACGCTCAACCGCTTACTGGACGCCGCGGCCGAGGTGCTCCTCGCCACGGTGGCGTCCGACCGCACCGGCATCGTTGGTTACTTCCGCGAGGTGATGGCCGCCGGCCGCTACCTCTACGACGCCGAACGCAAGTACGCCGACAACGCCCTGGTCATGGCGCTGTTCACGCACACGCGCACGAGCGAGGGGGTCGCCAACGACGAGCCGCTCACGCGCGAGCGGCTCCTAGGACGGCTCGGCGAGGTCGGCGAGCTCGTCAGGGACGACGCCGAGGGGCTGGAGTTCAAGCGCTTCCTCTTCGACCTGGCCGTGCACGTGTCGCGCGCGTCCGGCGCCCCGTTCCGGCCCCGCGTTAGCACCGACGAGGCGGGGTTCCTGAGCCAGCTCAAGGCTCTCCTCAGGATGCCAGACTGACCGCGTGAAGGGTCGTTGGGTCTGGGGCCTGAGCCTCGCCAGTTTCGTCCTCGCCGGCAGCACCGGCGCCTACTACCGCTTCAGCCTCGTGACCAAGCTGCCCGGCGTGCTCGAGTACATCCGCCACGCCCACTCCCACCTGATGTTCTTCTCGTGGATCACGCCGCCCCTGATCCTGCTCGTGGGGGCGCACCTCGCCGGTCGAGGGTTGAGCGTGCGCGGCTTCGGCCTCACCGCCGCCCTGGCGGCGTTCGGTGGCCTGGCCACGTACCTGCCGTTCCTGAAGAGCGGCTACCACTTGATGAGCATCGGGGGCGGGCGGCCGCTGCCCATCTCCATGCTCGTCTCCGGCGCCAACGGCGGCGCCTGGTACCTGTTCGTGGTGCTCTACCTAGTGGCAACCTGGCGGGTGCGGCGCTGGCCCGTGCTGCGCCTCTTCGACGGCGCCGTGGCGCTCATGGTCGTGGCGACCATCGCCATCGGCGGTCTCGCCCTCCTCGGCGCCACGGGGCAGGTGCAGCGTCACGTGATGTTGGCGCTCGTCGACTGGTTCCTCACGGCGTTCGCGGACGGCTGGTTCGGCCTCGCCATCGTGGCACTGGCGGCCTGGCACGGCGTCGCGGCGCGCCTTGCGCGCTACCCGCTCGGGCTGCTCGCCTGGACGCTGGTGTTCGCCATCGCCGCGCGCAGCGCCGCGCGCTTCGCCGTCGCCGGCCTCGGCTGGGAGTGGGCGGGCGGCGTCGACGCCGTCACGAGCACGCTCGCCGCCCTCGTCTGGCTGGTGCTGGTGAACGCCGTCTGGCCCACCGAAACGAAGAACGTCAGGCCCGCCACGCTCGGCGGCGCCACGCTGTGGTTGCGGCAGTTGGCGCTGGCGCTGCTGGCCCTCAAGGGCACCGTCGAGTTCGCCGGGGCCGTCCCCGCCACCCGGGACTGGCTCTTCGCGGCGCCCCTCCACATCTTCTTCCTCCACGCGTTCCTGCTGGGCGCGGTCAGCCTGGCGCTGCTCTACGGGATGCGCGTGACGCTGGGGCCGGGGGCCTTCAGATGGCCGTGGGCGTTCGTGGCGGCCGTCGCCGTGATGGTCGGCGCCCTCGCCACCCTGACCCCGGTCTGGCCGGCCGCCTGGTCGGGGCCGTGGGTCCTCCTCGCCACGGCCATCACGAGCCTCGGCCCCGTGGCCGTGGTGGCGCACGCCCTCCTCAGGCTCGACCTCGGGTCCGCCGCGCCAACCACGTCACGATCAGGAGCAGTAGCAGGGCCAAGCCCGACAGCACGGTAGGCACGACCTGTGGCCCCTCGGCCCGCACGAAGAGGCCTATCAGGGGCGCGCTGATGGCCGGCCCGAAGTTCGCGGCCGCCACCACGACGGGGGTCACCTGGTCGGCGCGCTGCGGGAACACCTCGGTCAGCCAGGCGAGCGCGGTCGGGAAGATCGGGGCGAGGCTCAGCCCAACGAGCGCGAACGCGATGGGTGCCGACGGAACGCGGTGCGAAGCGATCATGAAGACCAGGGTTGCCGCCGCCGCGTAGAGGACCATCCGCTGCGAGGGTAGGCGGGCCGAGATGGGGGCGGCCGCGAACCGCCCGACGGTGATGGCGGCCCAGTACAACGACGTGAAGGCGGCGGCCGACGCCCCGAAGTGCGGGGTGAGGAACTCCGTCTGCCACGAGGTCACCCCCACCTCGACCGACACGTAGAACACGTAGAGCAGCACGAACCCGGCCAGGCTGCCCCACGCCACCGGGGCGGCGTCGGCGCCGAGCCCCGCCACCGCGGGGACGCCCAAGCGCGCCACCCAGGGGAGCAGCAGCGCGGCGGCCACCGCTACCACCAGGAACGGCAGGGCGAAGCGCGGCTCGGTGGCGGTGACGAGCAGCGGGCCGACCACCGCCCCCACCCCGAAGAGCGCGTTTATGAGGTTGAGCGCGGGGGCCGCTCGCGGCCTGAACGTGACGGCCACCAGCAGGTTGCACGCCACGTTCAGTAGCCCGGCACCGGCGCCGGCTAGGAAGGCGCCGGCGAGCACGAAGGCCCAGGTGGGCGCCGCCGCCACGACGACCCCGCCCAGGGCGAGGGCAGCGGCGGCGCCGGCGAGCACGCCCCTGTACCCGACCGCGCGCAGGAGCTGACTCGAGAACACGATGCCGACGAACGACCCGAGGAACTGGGCGCTCACCGCCATGCTCACCCACTCGGGGCCTATCCCGAAGCGCTCCCGCAGGAGCGGGAAGGAGGGTCCGTACAGGGCCTGCAACGCCCCGATCAGGAGGAACGCCGCGAAGCTGAAGAGGAGGACGCCGCGGCGCGAGACGGGGGGCTGGGTGGGGGCGCCCCGCGGGGCGGCGTCGGGGGTGGGCATGTAGCGCGCAGGTTACCGCGCCCGCCGCCGGCCCCGTGACGCAGCGCCCTTGACCGGGTCGCCCCTGACCTGGCCGCGAGGCGGGTCGACGGCCGCTCCCGCGACGGCGAGGCCCGCTCGGTATACTTGGACCCCGGCACGACTCGGAGGCACCTCGTGGTAGACGGCATCTCACAGATCAACGACCTGCGCGAGAAGTACCTGCGCTTCTTCCAGTCCCGCGGGCACCTGATACACCCCTCGGCGCCGCTCAAGAGCGACGACCCCACCCTCATGTTCACGAGCGCGGGCATGGTGCAGTTCAAGCCGTACTTCCTGGGCGCCACTCCCAAGTTCGCGGGTCACGACGGCACCTGGCACCGCGTCACCACCGCCCAGAAGTGCCTGCGGATCAACGACATCGAGAACGTTGGCCGCACGCTCAGGCACCACTCGTTCTTCGAGATGCTCGGCAACTTCTCGTTCGGCGACTACTTCAAGGCGGAGGCGTCGGCCTGGGCGTGGGAGTTCGCCACCTCCCCCGAGTACCTCGGCCTCGACCCAGAGCGCCTCTACGTGACGGTCTACCAGGACGACGACGAGGCGTACGGCATCTGGCGCGACCGCGTCGGGGTGCCGGCCGAGCGCATCAGCCGCTGGGGCGAGGACGAGAACTTCTGGCCCGCCAACGCCGTCAGCCACGGTCCCAACGGTCCCTGCGGGCCGTGCTCCGAGGTGTTCTACGACCGGGGTCCGACCTTCGGCACGCCGGACGAGGCCGGCCCCAACACGGGCTCGGGCGACCGGTACATCGAGTTCTGGAACCTGGTGTTCACCCAGTACGACCGCCAGGACGGCGGCCACCTCGAACCGCTACCCCAGAAGAACATCGACACGGGCCTCGGCTTCGAGCGCCTGGTGGCCATGATGACGGGCAAGGAGGACGCTTACGCCACCGAGCTGTTCCAGCCGACGATACGGCGGGTGACGGCTCTCACGGGCGTCCCGTACCAGGGCCCGAGGTCCGTGTCGCACCGCGTGATAGCCGACCACGTCCGCGCCGTGACCTTCGCCGTCGCCGACGGCGTGATGCCCGCCAACGACGGGGCGGGTTACGTCGTCAAGATGCTCACGCGGCGCGCCTCTCGCCACGCCTGGCTGCTGGGCCTGCGCGAGCCGTCCCTTCACAAGCTCGTCGACCAGGTCGTCGAGTCCATGGGCGACGCCTACCCGGAGCTGGCCGACGGGGCGGAGCGGGTGAAGGGGATCGTGCAGGCGGAGGAGGAGCAGTTCCTGCGCACGCTCGACGCCGGCATCGGCCGGGTTGGCGCGCTGCTCGACGGCCTGGGCGCCGCCGTCATGCCCGGCGCCGTGGCGTTCGACCTGTGGCAGACCTACGGCTTCCCGCTGGACCTGACGCGCGAGATGGCAGCCGAGCGCGGCGTCGAGGTCGACGGCGCCGGTTACGAGGCGGCGCGCGAGGCGGCGCGGCAGCTCTCCCGCGGCGGCGCGACCGGCCGGGAGCTGTTCACGGCGACCAGCGACGCCATCGGCAAGGTCGCCGAGCGCCTGGGCGAGGTCGAGTCATTGGCATACACCGACGACTCGGCCGAGGCGCGGGTGGCGGCGTTGGTGACGCCGGGCGACGACGCGCGGGAGCTGAGCGCGCTGGGCGAGGGCGAGACGGGCACGGTGGTGCTGGACCGCACGCCCTTCTACGCGGAGGGTGGCGGCCAGGTCGGCGACGCCGGCGTCCTGGAGTGGCCGGGGGGCAAGGCGGTGGTGTCGACCACGACGCGCTCGCGGCACGGGCTGGTACTCCACCGGGCCCGCGTGGTGCGCGGCGTCCTCGCGATCGACGACGTCGTCACGGCGCGGGTGGACCCGGCGCGGCGCGAGACGCAGAAGCACCACTCCGTAACGCACCTCCTGCACGCCGCGTTGCGGGCCGTCCTCGGCGACCACGTCGCGCAGGCCGGCTCGCTCGTGGTGCCGGATCGGCTGCGCTTCGACTTCTCGCACCCGCACGCCGTCACGCCCGACGAGCTGCGCGAGGTCGAGCTCCTCGTGAACCGCTGGATCCAGGCCGACCTGCCCGTCGACTGGCGGGTAGTGCCCATCGCGACGGCCCGAGCGGCGGGCGCCATGATGCTCTTCGGCGAGAAGTACGGCGACGAGGTCCGGATGGTGAGCATGGGCGACGTCTCCCGCGAGCTGTGCGGCGGCACCCACGTCGGGCGCACGGGCGAGATCGGCGCGTTCTTCGTCGTGGCGGAGGAGGCCGTGTCGGCCGGCGTGCGGCGCGTGGAGGCTCGCGCCGGCCTCGCGGCCATCGAGCACCTGCAGGAGCTGCGCCTGACCCAGGCACGGCTGGCGGCTCGGCTTGGCGGCCGGCCCGCGCAGCTGGAGGAGCGCCTCGAGAGACTGCAGGCCGACCACAAGGAGTCCCTCAAGGAGGCTGCGCGCCTCCGCGACCGCCTGGCCGCAGCGCAGACGGGCGGTGGCGCCGCCGCCAACCCCGTCCGGGAGGCCGGCGGTTACCGCTACGTGACGGCCCTGCTCGACGGGCTCGACGGCGCTGCACTTCGCAACGCCGCCGACGCGCTCCTCACCAGGAGCGGCGCCGACGTGGTGGTGGTGGCCTCGGCCCAGGAGGGCGCGGGCGGCGCGCTGGTGGCCAAGGTGTCGGCCGCCGCGCAGGCGCGCGGCGCCAACGCCGGCCGGCTCGTCAGGGCGGCCGCGGCCAGCGCGGGCGGTAGCGGCGGCGGCCGCGCCGACATGGCGCAGGCCGGCGTCAAGGACGCGGCGCGGCTCGGCGAGGCGTTGGCGGCCGTCGGCGGCGCGTTGGCGGGCGGCTGAGGGCTTGTCGGCGCCCCCGCGCTTCGACGGGACCGCTCCCCTCCTGCCGTCGGGGGCGCCGCTCCCGAAGCTGATCGCGGTCGACCTCGACGGCACGCTGCTTGGCCCAGACAAGCGGGTGTCGGCGCGCACCAGGGTCGCCCTCGACGGGGTGCGGGCGCTGGGCGCGCGGGTGGTGATAGCCACGGGTCGGCCGCTGCGCACGGCGCTGCCGGTGGCGGAGGACCTCAGCGGGGTCGACACGGTCGTGGCCTACAACGGCGCGGCCATGTGGCAGCGGCAGCGCGTCCGCGTCGTGCAGGAGCTCGACCAGGCCGCCGCGCGGGCGGCGCTGGCGCGGCTGCGCGGCGCGCCCGGGGTCTTACTGGCGCTCGAGTCCGCCGACGGTTGGTACCTCGACGCCGACGCAGGCGGCGGCCACGCCGCCGCTGGTGCCACGCCCGCCGGGAACGCCGCCCACCTGTTCCGGGGCGGAGCACCGACGGCGGTGGGTCCGCTCGAGGGGTTCCTGTCGACGGGCCCCATCAAGCTGCTCGCCGCCTCCGACGCGCTCCCGCCATGGCAGCTCGCGCGGGCGTTGGCGGGGCTCGACCTCTACACCACGTGGAGCCTCCCGTTCCTGCTGGAGGTGCACCACGCGGCGGTCGACAAGAGCGCGGCGCT
Proteins encoded in this region:
- the deoC gene encoding deoxyribose-phosphate aldolase; its protein translation is MTISPHETPPPAAPSAAARAGFEPLPRNEGTALTLDWVEGVQVNRSAVERRAATLATRRSVKKEWQAAWLLKAVTLIDLTTLSGDDTPGRVRRLCAKAVRPVRQDLLEALGMGDVRITTGAVCVYHDMVPTAVAALRGSGVPVAAVSTGFPAGLSPLETRIEEVRRSVAAGATEIDIVISRRHALMHDWEALYDELRRFREACGQAHMKAILATGELGTLRNVHRASLVAMMAGADFVKTSTGKEVENATLPVSLVMTRAIREYYERTGYAVGFKPAGGLRTAKDAMAWLILVKEELGRRWLEPDLFRMGASSLLADIERQLEHHVTGRYSATYRHPLG
- a CDS encoding D-cysteine desulfhydrase, translating into MQLSRFPRRRYTAGPTPLEPLPRLSAHLGGPRLWIKRDDLLGLAAGGNKTRKLEFLVADALEQGADTLVTTGAVQSNHCRLTLAAAVREGLSCRLVLEERVPASYDENATGNNFLFRLLGAEAITVVPAGTDLGAAMQAVAAEVAAVGRKAYVIPGGGSNARGALGYVACAQELMQQAFDAGLAFSHLVTASGSGGTHAGIVAGLTGTSAGVSVTGISVRAPKAPQEEKILGLARAAAELAGSQRAPTAADVVVLDDYVGGGYSIPTDEMVEAVQLFARQDGVLLDPVYTGKAAAGLVDLVRRGAFERDEDVVFLHTGGSPALYAYQDVLLGR
- a CDS encoding amino acid racemase codes for the protein MTRQGAARRPVLGILGGLGPAASVDFYAKLVAATPAAGDQDHLHLVLLSDPRVPDRNAGVAGTGPSPGPGLADMARRLELAGAEVLFMVCNTAHAFADEVRRAVAAPLVSIVDEAVAATLTAAPGAAAVGVLAAAGAQDARLYPSAFAARGVTVLEPTGADRAAFMALLYRVKGGDTGPDVRAGMLALARTLVDAGAEALVAGCTEVPLVLARGDLAAAGLEVPLVASTDALVAAAVAIGTGIRPVPPPLRPGA
- a CDS encoding phosphate/phosphite/phosphonate ABC transporter substrate-binding protein; amino-acid sequence: MKRLISTLVALVLGATLFVGTAQAQGDVPSKLVIGMVPSREAGAIVDSLDPIAAMLSERLLIPVETFVATNFVGLVEAVGTGRVDVGLFGPAGVVQAIDNYGAQVILASVRQGATSYRAQFNVRCDSGITEFSQLRGKTIAFVDPGSASGYQFPYVTLKNTYGINPDTDMTAIFAGSHDAAALAVYNGDVDVSVTFGGSPGSDGRETIEAEHPDVKDVVCILGYSDYIPNDGAVARKGLDPELITQIQDAMIDIANTPEGKELTKTLFNVTEFARVDPSAYDIVREVSATFKR
- the phnC gene encoding phosphonate ABC transporter ATP-binding protein — protein: MSFENVEVVYKTGLKALKGVTLEIPEGQFVVVVGLSGAGKSTLIRTVNSLVVPSSGRVVVGDVDVTRARGAALRAARSDIGMIFQTFNLVKRSSVIRNVLAGRLGDLPAWRGVASAFPRADRAYAHDCLERVGIPEKAYVRADALSGGQQQRVGIARALAQRPSVMLADEPVASLDPPTSHAVMRDLKRIAREDGITTVVNLHFIDMAREYADRIVGMRDGLVVFDGTPAEASDDAFEEIYGRPIDDKDLRGA
- the phnE gene encoding phosphonate ABC transporter, permease protein PhnE codes for the protein MLDAGLPRPPRAGAIKSWLTLAAVAALIGLALRQTNFNLPALFTGAYDFFRFFGRMAPDLTALPQIWGPLLQTIQIAYVATVIGSLIAVPLIFLASANTAVNPVTMWVARTLLTVLRSIPDLLWAAIFVAVLGLGALPGVVALTFFSVGVLAKLGSETVEAVDPGPLEALRAVGAGRNRTIVFAVIPQIAATMVSYILYVFEINVRASVVIGFVGAGGIGVLLQTYMGFFDYPGLGTLIVVVFVVVLAIDGFSVWARSRLI
- the phnE gene encoding phosphonate ABC transporter, permease protein PhnE codes for the protein MAGVRTTRPLPTDLPAAPAHVRRNQALLAAGAVALAVLFVITLVTMDLPPWSRVELGIKRNAMPLLRGLVRPDTQVFGLAWKSMVETFFMAILGTALGAVLAFPLSFLAAGNLLGGTRWALPGKGLLVAVRTFPEIVLAVIFVAAAGPGPTAGIMAMGIHSIGYLGKVFSDVIEGIDRGPMEAITAAGGNKLHAFLYAVVPQVLPEFLSNVLYRFEITLRAAAVLGMVGAGGIGLPLIQRLQFRRWAEVSMLLLVIVAFIIVVDAVSSRIRRRLV
- a CDS encoding MFS transporter, with translation MPTPDAAPRGAPTQPPVSRRGVLLFSFAAFLLIGALQALYGPSFPLLRERFGIGPEWVSMAVSAQFLGSFVGIVFSSQLLRAVGYRGVLAGAAAALALGGVVVAAAPTWAFVLAGAFLAGAGAGLLNVACNLLVAVTFRPRAAPALNLINALFGVGAVVGPLLVTATEPRFALPFLVVAVAAALLLPWVARLGVPAVAGLGADAAPVAWGSLAGFVLLYVFYVSVEVGVTSWQTEFLTPHFGASAAAFTSLYWAAITVGRFAAAPISARLPSQRMVLYAAAATLVFMIASHRVPSAPIAFALVGLSLAPIFPTALAWLTEVFPQRADQVTPVVVAAANFGPAISAPLIGLFVRAEGPQVVPTVLSGLALLLLLIVTWLARRTRGRA